A single Anomalospiza imberbis isolate Cuckoo-Finch-1a 21T00152 chromosome 15, ASM3175350v1, whole genome shotgun sequence DNA region contains:
- the LOC137483305 gene encoding C-terminal-binding protein 2 isoform X1: MPLAWAQPRLSASAGAARAASDGSRVLPRRRGRRGPARPMDRHKVKRQRLDRICEGIRPPIVNGPMPARPLVALLDGRDCTVEMPILKDVATVAFCDAQSTQEIHEKVLNEAVGALMYHTITLSRQDLEKFKALRVIVRIGSGYDNVDIKSAAELGIAVCNIPSSSVEETADSTLCHILNLYRRVTWLHQALREGNRASSVEQIREVAGGAVRIRGETLGIIGLGRVGQAVALRAKSFGFNVIFYDPYLPDGVERSLGLQRVGTLQDLLMHSDCITLHCSLNEHNHHLINDFTIKQMRQGCFLVNTARGGLVDEKALAQALKEGRIRGTALDVHESEPFSFAQGPLKDAPNVICTPHTAWYSEQASIESREDAAKEIRRAITGHIPDALRNCVNKEYLLLAAQWSNIDPATVHPELNGAAAYRFPPGVVGVANPGLPEPPVVEGIVAHGIPPVSHSAPRTPSPGETSKLDADREIPADQ; encoded by the exons ATGCCGCTCGCGTGGGCCCAGCCGCGTCTTTCCGCTTCCGCCGGAGCGGCGCGGGCGGCGAGTGACGGGTCCCGGGTCCTTCCGCGGCGCCGagggcggcgcggccccgcccggcccaTGGACCGGCACAAAGTGAAGCGGCAGCGTCTGGACCGGATCTGCGAAG GCATACGGCCTCCTATTGTGAATGGCCCAATGCCAGCACGGCCACTGGTTGCACTCCTGGATGGACGAGATTGCACTGTGGAGATGCCCATCTTGAAGGATGTTGCTACAGTGGCATTTTGTGATGCTCAGTCAACTCAGGAAATCCATGAAAAG GTGCTGAATGAGGCAGTAGGAGCTCTGATGTATCACACCATTACCCTTTCTCGTCAGGATCTGGAGAAATTCAAAGCCCTCAGGGTCATTGTGCGTATTGGCAGCGGCTATGACAATGTTGACATCAAATCTGCTGCGGAATTAG GCATTGCAGTTTGCAACATCCCTTCCTCCTCAGTAGAGGAGACTGCTGACTCTACCCTCTGCCACATCTTGAACCTCTATCGCCGTGTTACTTGGCTGCATCAGGCTCTGCGTGAAGGGAATCGAGCCTCAAGCGTAGAACAGATTCGAGAGGTGGCTGGAGGTGCTGTGCGTATCCGTGGGGAGACTTTGGGCATCATTGGACTAG GCCGAGTTGGACAGGCAGTGGCTCTGCGAGCCAAGTCCTTTGGCTTCAACGTGATTTTCTATGATCCCTATCTGCCGGATGGAGTGGAGCGATCCTTGGGTTTACAACGAGTAGGAACCCTGCAGGATCTACTAATGCACAGCGATTGCATCACATTGCACTGCAGCCTGAATGAACATAACCATCACCTCATCAATGACTTCACTATTAAACAG ATGCGTCAGGGCTGCTTCTTAGTGAACACAGCCCGGGGAGGGCTGGTAGATGAGAAAGCCTTAGCACAAGCCTTGAAAGAGGGGAGAATCAGAGGAACAGCACTGGATGTGCATGAGTCTGAGCCTTTCAG TTTTGCTCAGGGGCCATTAAAAGATGCACCCAATGTTATCTGCACCCCTCACACTGCCTGGTACAGTGAACAGGCTTCCATTGAATCCAGAGAAGATGCAGCTAAAGAGATCCGCAGAGCTATTACAG GTCATATACCTGACGCTTTGAGAAACTGTGTTAATAAGGAGTACTTGCTGTTAGCAGCTCAGTGGTCCAATATTGATCCTGCAACTGTCCACCCAGAACTCAACGGAGCTGCAGCTTACAG gTTTCCTCCAGGAGTAGTGGGAGTAGCCAACCCTGGGCTACCAGAACCACCAGTAGTGGAAGGGATTGTAGCTCATGGGATCCCTCCTGTTTCTCACTCTGCACCACGTACTCCTTCCCCAGGAGAGACAAGCAAACTGGATGCAGACAGAGAGATTCCTGCTGACCAATAG
- the LOC137483305 gene encoding C-terminal-binding protein 2 isoform X2 codes for MEGGRSVGRRCEATWSLVSGARSIRPPIVNGPMPARPLVALLDGRDCTVEMPILKDVATVAFCDAQSTQEIHEKVLNEAVGALMYHTITLSRQDLEKFKALRVIVRIGSGYDNVDIKSAAELGIAVCNIPSSSVEETADSTLCHILNLYRRVTWLHQALREGNRASSVEQIREVAGGAVRIRGETLGIIGLGRVGQAVALRAKSFGFNVIFYDPYLPDGVERSLGLQRVGTLQDLLMHSDCITLHCSLNEHNHHLINDFTIKQMRQGCFLVNTARGGLVDEKALAQALKEGRIRGTALDVHESEPFSFAQGPLKDAPNVICTPHTAWYSEQASIESREDAAKEIRRAITGHIPDALRNCVNKEYLLLAAQWSNIDPATVHPELNGAAAYRFPPGVVGVANPGLPEPPVVEGIVAHGIPPVSHSAPRTPSPGETSKLDADREIPADQ; via the exons ATGGAGGGGGGCCGGTCAGTGGGGAGGAGGTGTGAAGCGACTTGGTCACTCGTTTCAGGAGCCAGGA GCATACGGCCTCCTATTGTGAATGGCCCAATGCCAGCACGGCCACTGGTTGCACTCCTGGATGGACGAGATTGCACTGTGGAGATGCCCATCTTGAAGGATGTTGCTACAGTGGCATTTTGTGATGCTCAGTCAACTCAGGAAATCCATGAAAAG GTGCTGAATGAGGCAGTAGGAGCTCTGATGTATCACACCATTACCCTTTCTCGTCAGGATCTGGAGAAATTCAAAGCCCTCAGGGTCATTGTGCGTATTGGCAGCGGCTATGACAATGTTGACATCAAATCTGCTGCGGAATTAG GCATTGCAGTTTGCAACATCCCTTCCTCCTCAGTAGAGGAGACTGCTGACTCTACCCTCTGCCACATCTTGAACCTCTATCGCCGTGTTACTTGGCTGCATCAGGCTCTGCGTGAAGGGAATCGAGCCTCAAGCGTAGAACAGATTCGAGAGGTGGCTGGAGGTGCTGTGCGTATCCGTGGGGAGACTTTGGGCATCATTGGACTAG GCCGAGTTGGACAGGCAGTGGCTCTGCGAGCCAAGTCCTTTGGCTTCAACGTGATTTTCTATGATCCCTATCTGCCGGATGGAGTGGAGCGATCCTTGGGTTTACAACGAGTAGGAACCCTGCAGGATCTACTAATGCACAGCGATTGCATCACATTGCACTGCAGCCTGAATGAACATAACCATCACCTCATCAATGACTTCACTATTAAACAG ATGCGTCAGGGCTGCTTCTTAGTGAACACAGCCCGGGGAGGGCTGGTAGATGAGAAAGCCTTAGCACAAGCCTTGAAAGAGGGGAGAATCAGAGGAACAGCACTGGATGTGCATGAGTCTGAGCCTTTCAG TTTTGCTCAGGGGCCATTAAAAGATGCACCCAATGTTATCTGCACCCCTCACACTGCCTGGTACAGTGAACAGGCTTCCATTGAATCCAGAGAAGATGCAGCTAAAGAGATCCGCAGAGCTATTACAG GTCATATACCTGACGCTTTGAGAAACTGTGTTAATAAGGAGTACTTGCTGTTAGCAGCTCAGTGGTCCAATATTGATCCTGCAACTGTCCACCCAGAACTCAACGGAGCTGCAGCTTACAG gTTTCCTCCAGGAGTAGTGGGAGTAGCCAACCCTGGGCTACCAGAACCACCAGTAGTGGAAGGGATTGTAGCTCATGGGATCCCTCCTGTTTCTCACTCTGCACCACGTACTCCTTCCCCAGGAGAGACAAGCAAACTGGATGCAGACAGAGAGATTCCTGCTGACCAATAG